In the Ursus arctos isolate Adak ecotype North America unplaced genomic scaffold, UrsArc2.0 scaffold_30, whole genome shotgun sequence genome, CCTAACCCCCACATTCTTCAAAGGTCAACTATAATTGCCATTCAGATAAAAAAGCTAAAAGAACTAACCACCAGCAAAGCAACAGTACAATAAATGCTGAAGGTTGTcttttaggcagaaggaaaacaacaaagGAAATGTGGATCTAAACAAACCAATTAGGAACACTAGAAACAGTAATTACATGGGTAAATATAAAggactttttaattatttcatctcTTTATAAGATGGCTTAAACCAAATTAGTAACAATTGTGAGGTTtatgaaatatgtaaaaatttaaaatatgacaaaaatagcACAAACCCCAAAAAGGTGGAAGTGCAAGTATGTAAACTGCTGAATTGTATATTCTTATGCAATATGTGAAATGGCATAATATCatttgaaggcagatgctgataAATTAAAAGATGCATGCCATAAACCCCAGAGCAAtcaataaaataacaaagaattattACTATTCAGCTAAAACAGattcataaaaaatattcaatgaaaaagaaaaaaaagatgaaacaggCGAGAAAAAAGGATTAGCAAatgatagatttaaatgcaaCAATAtcagtaatattatatataaattaactaAACACCCCAGAAAAGGCAGCGACTAGAATACtgaaaaaagaaactcaagaCTATACACATGCTGCCAAAAGAAAcccatttttaatataaagacacaaagatATTAAAAGTATAAGTGTGGGAAAGAAAATATCAATCTAATACTAATTAAAACAAAGCTGAATTCACAATAGTATTAtcaaacaaaatacatttcagaaCAAGGAATATGGCCAGGACAGAGAAACCTATTCATCAAGGGGatataaaaatccaaaatgctTTTGCACCTAATaagaaacctttaaaataaatcaaaaccgACAGAATAGAGAAAATGGGGGAAATTGTGAAATACATAACTACAGTAAGAGAGATCTAAATCCTCTTCTCAATAACTGAACAAGTacacagaaaatacatatatataaataagcatACAGAGAGAGACCTTAAAGAGTATAAATCAACTTGACCTAACTTACAGTTACAGAATAACTCCGTTTAATAGGAGCACAGTGAATACACACTGTTTTCAGGAGCACACAGAAAGCTAAACAAGATAATCCATGTTacgtcatttttttttaatttaaaaaacttaaaagaaattatataacaCAAAgatattaaattagaaatcagtgacAAGACGATATATGAAAAGTCCCCAAACGTTTCAAAAGtaaataacacacttctaaataacccatggatcaaagagaaatcaaaaggaaaccaCAAGGTACTAGTtcaactaaataaaaacaaaaatacaatgtaTCAAAATTCAGAAGTGGTACTTAGAACAAAACGTGTAGCATTAAATGCCTATGTTAATACTTCTGCTGAGACTGTGGTCCAGCATGTAGAAAACTTAggagagggacacctggggggctcagccattaagcgtctgccttcggctcaggtcatgatcccagggtcctgggatggagcccacatcgggctccctgctcggcgggaagcctccttctccctctcacactcccctcatttgtgttccctctctcgctgtctctctctgtcaaataaataaacaaaatctttagaaaaaaaataaaaataaaaataattaggagagaagagatgaggggtgagaggggtgggaaggggacaAGAAAATAAGAGATGTAACATTTGAGGCAAGAATGACCATGAATGTCCCAAATTAGTGTCAGAAACTATACCACACATGCAGGAAGCTGAGAATACCAAATAAGACaaatgtcaaaacaaacaaacaacccacaccaaggcatatcatattcaaagtgcacaaaatcaaaaatataagaaaaaatcctgaaagaagctgGAAGGGAAAATAGCCTTACCAATGAAGtagcaaagataagaattacatctgACTTCTCCTCAGAAATAAAGCAAGCAAGAGAGTGATGTGAAATATTCAAAGTtttgagaggaggaaaaaaaagaactagcatTCTGTACactgcaaaattatccttcaaaagtgaaaaacaagactctcagataaataaaaactggaaatttgTTGCCAATAGGCCTACcctgaaagaaatgtgaaaagaagttcttcagaaagaaggaaatgatacAGGTTGGAAACATGGATTTGCATAAAGAAAAGTATCAGAAAATCAATGAAGGTACAATAAAAACTTTCACTTTTTCTTATACTTACTTAATCCAATAATGTTCAAAATGATAGCAACAATATATCTGATTATATAGTCTTACACATATATATGCGTATGTATGCTTTtggataagtgaaatgaatgacagcatcAACAgaaaaggtgggagggaggaattaCGATTATTCTGTTATTGTAAGGTACCTGTACTATTGTGAAGGGGgataatattatttgaaagtaaACTTGGATTAGCTATAGATATATACTGCACAAAGTAGGGCAACTACGAAAAAAAGTTAATTGATATgttaagaaataagagaaaatggaatcatttaaaaaaaaacaaaaaaaccccaattaaAACCGTTAGAGCCTCGCCTCTCCCCTTCCATccaccaccaggcaccccagaagcaATAGTTGCTATgctgctttccctctcccaccaTACCTTCCGCTCTTCCCCTTCCAACTAGAGCCTGCCAGAATGGCTCCTGCAAAGAAGGGTGACAAGAAGAAGGGCCATTCTGCCATCAACGAGGTAGTGACCAGAGAATACACCATCAACATTCGTAAGCGCATCCAGAGAGTGGGTTTCAAGAAGCTTGCCACTCATGCACTCAAAGAGATCCAGAAATTTGCCATGAAGGGGATGGGAATTCCACATGTGTGTACTGACAACAGGCT is a window encoding:
- the LOC123002258 gene encoding 60S ribosomal protein L31-like; translation: MAPAKKGDKKKGHSAINEVVTREYTINIRKRIQRVGFKKLATHALKEIQKFAMKGMGIPHVCTDNRLNKAVWAKGKRNVPYRICVRWSRKRNEDEDSPNKLYMLITYVPVTTFKNLQTINADEN